One uncultured Hyphomonas sp. genomic region harbors:
- a CDS encoding TspO/MBR family protein has protein sequence MVDDSRAPPWGASLVLVLATAMAGATGGIVTRSGKPLWYSSLQKSALTPPDWVFGVVWPGLFSLMTLSALLVLWRAKSLHEASRPMGIYFAMLMVNVGWSLFFFGLKQVELSLGVLMALWLLILAMMGEFGRISKAAAWLQLPYLLWVSFAGYLNLYIWSANPAG, from the coding sequence ATGGTGGACGACAGCCGGGCCCCTCCCTGGGGCGCCAGCCTGGTGCTGGTGCTGGCGACGGCTATGGCCGGCGCTACGGGTGGAATTGTCACCCGGTCCGGCAAGCCGCTCTGGTATTCCAGCCTGCAGAAATCTGCCCTGACCCCGCCCGACTGGGTGTTCGGCGTTGTCTGGCCGGGTCTGTTTTCCCTGATGACGCTAAGCGCCCTCCTGGTGCTGTGGCGGGCGAAGAGCCTTCACGAAGCCAGCCGCCCCATGGGCATCTATTTCGCGATGCTGATGGTGAATGTCGGCTGGAGCCTTTTTTTCTTCGGGCTGAAACAGGTCGAGCTCTCGCTTGGCGTGCTGATGGCACTCTGGCTGCTGATCCTGGCCATGATGGGCGAATTCGGGCGCATTTCGAAAGCCGCAGCCTGGCTCCAGCTGCCTTACCTGCTCTGGGTCAGCTTCGCAGGCTATCTGAACCTTTATATCTGGTCGGCTAATCCGGCTGGCTAA
- the hemF gene encoding oxygen-dependent coproporphyrinogen oxidase, translated as MTITDPETQKQRARDWFRALQEDICSRFEAIEQAAEPPLYRGDPGKFELTEWKRGDGTEDLGGGRMGLMRGKVFEKVGVHFSEVFGTFSEAFAAQIPGADQSGGRFWASGLSLIAHPRNPHVPAAHMNTRMLVTSQSWFGGGGDLNPLLDYQRDQTFEDSVEFHAAMKAACDVHPGADHALMKETCDNYFHLAHRDEPRGTGGIFYDRFNTSDWDADFAFTREVGMQFADIYPKLVRKRFRQAWSEAEREEQLIQRGRYVEFNLLYDRGTTFGLKTGGNVTSILSSMPPVVKWP; from the coding sequence ATGACGATCACCGATCCCGAAACCCAAAAACAGCGCGCACGCGACTGGTTCCGTGCCCTCCAGGAAGACATCTGCAGCCGCTTCGAGGCCATCGAGCAAGCGGCTGAACCGCCCTTGTACCGGGGCGATCCGGGCAAATTCGAGCTGACGGAATGGAAGCGCGGCGATGGCACCGAAGATCTGGGCGGCGGCCGGATGGGCCTGATGCGCGGCAAGGTCTTCGAGAAGGTCGGCGTCCACTTTTCCGAAGTTTTCGGTACGTTTTCAGAGGCTTTCGCTGCACAAATTCCCGGCGCGGACCAGTCCGGCGGGCGATTCTGGGCCTCGGGACTCTCCCTCATCGCCCATCCGCGCAACCCGCATGTGCCGGCGGCCCACATGAATACCCGCATGCTGGTGACAAGCCAGAGCTGGTTCGGCGGCGGCGGGGACCTCAATCCCCTGCTGGACTACCAGCGCGACCAGACATTCGAAGATTCTGTGGAATTCCACGCCGCCATGAAAGCAGCCTGCGATGTCCACCCCGGCGCCGACCATGCGCTGATGAAGGAAACCTGCGACAATTATTTCCACCTTGCCCACCGGGATGAACCGCGCGGCACCGGGGGCATCTTCTATGACCGGTTCAATACCAGTGATTGGGATGCGGATTTCGCCTTCACCCGGGAAGTCGGCATGCAGTTCGCGGACATCTATCCCAAACTGGTGCGCAAGCGGTTCCGTCAGGCCTGGAGCGAAGCCGAACGCGAGGAACAGCTGATCCAGCGCGGCCGATATGTGGAGTTCAACCTGCTTTATGACCGCGGCACGACCTTCGGCCTGAAGACCGGCGGCAATGTGACGAGCATTCTCTCTTCCATGCCGCCCGTCGTGAAGTGGCCCTGA
- the petA gene encoding ubiquinol-cytochrome c reductase iron-sulfur subunit: MTDQTSLEHGGAVDEDRRNFIHIATGAAAFGGAAMFGWVAVDQWNPAADTKAASALDVDISKIPLGSEIRVLIGGKPFFIRHRTPAEIAAAEAVDVKSLRDPETDDERLRPMQNGELNRAILITSGACTHLGCVPVGPAQGNTGEYGGWYCPCHGSEYDTSGRIRKGPAPLNLPVPNYTYVSDTVVNISL, encoded by the coding sequence GTGACCGATCAGACATCACTTGAGCACGGCGGTGCTGTTGACGAGGACCGCCGTAACTTTATCCACATCGCGACGGGAGCGGCAGCTTTCGGCGGTGCTGCCATGTTCGGCTGGGTCGCTGTCGACCAGTGGAACCCGGCAGCAGATACCAAGGCCGCATCGGCCCTGGACGTCGATATCTCCAAGATTCCGCTGGGCAGCGAAATTCGCGTGCTCATCGGCGGCAAGCCCTTCTTCATCCGCCACCGCACGCCGGCCGAGATTGCTGCCGCTGAAGCGGTGGACGTCAAATCCCTGCGTGACCCGGAGACGGATGACGAGCGTCTGCGCCCGATGCAGAACGGCGAGCTTAACCGCGCCATCCTGATCACGTCAGGCGCCTGTACGCACCTTGGCTGCGTGCCCGTCGGGCCGGCTCAGGGCAACACGGGCGAATATGGCGGCTGGTACTGCCCTTGCCACGGTTCGGAATACGATACGTCCGGCCGCATCCGCAAAGGCCCTGCGCCTCTCAATCTTCCGGTTCCGAACTACACCTATGTGTCGGACACCGTGGTCAACATCTCGCTGTAA
- a CDS encoding cytochrome b N-terminal domain-containing protein yields MSGHESSYTPTNGFTRWLDSRLPIIRFAQDTAINFPTPKNLNYWYTFGGILAVCLAVQIITGIILAMHYEASVDGAFASVERIMRDVPYGWLLRYIHANGASMFFLAVYIHMFRGLYYGSYKAPREILWILGCVIYLLMMATAFLGYMLPWGQMSFHGANVITGLFGAIPLIGESLQTWILGGPSIGNQTLQRFFSLHYLLPFMIAAVVILHIWALHVPGNNNPTGVEVQDVEKETVPFHPYYTVKDAFAIVIFLIMFAVFVFYAPNVLGHADNYIEANPLVTPAHIVPEWYLLPFYAILRAITFDLGPIPAKLLGVIFMFAAIAVLFVLPWLDTSKVKSMRYRPVAKQFFFGFVATCILLGWCGASVPTDPVIKALQGPPTLVVTYSENGSEVTSEYKGGGEAYEDAKSFMETLPADASPSLSAVPAPTFQFKHLSLILTFCYFGYFIVLFFIGLTEKPKDVPESIHKSILKRHKASTATAIPAE; encoded by the coding sequence ATGAGCGGACACGAATCCTCCTACACCCCGACCAACGGGTTTACCCGCTGGCTCGACTCGCGCCTGCCGATCATCCGGTTTGCCCAGGACACGGCGATCAACTTCCCGACTCCGAAGAACCTGAACTACTGGTACACGTTCGGCGGTATTCTGGCGGTCTGCCTTGCTGTGCAGATCATCACAGGCATCATTCTGGCCATGCACTACGAAGCCAGCGTCGATGGCGCTTTTGCTTCGGTCGAGCGCATCATGCGCGACGTGCCTTATGGCTGGCTGCTGCGTTACATCCACGCCAACGGCGCATCGATGTTCTTCCTCGCGGTCTATATCCACATGTTCCGCGGCCTCTATTACGGATCATACAAAGCGCCCCGCGAGATTCTCTGGATCCTCGGCTGTGTGATCTATCTTCTGATGATGGCCACGGCGTTCCTCGGCTACATGCTGCCATGGGGCCAGATGTCCTTCCACGGCGCCAACGTGATCACCGGCCTGTTCGGTGCGATCCCGCTGATCGGCGAAAGCCTGCAGACCTGGATCCTTGGTGGACCGTCGATCGGTAACCAGACGCTGCAGCGCTTCTTCTCGCTGCACTATCTGCTGCCGTTCATGATTGCTGCTGTCGTGATCCTGCACATCTGGGCGCTGCACGTGCCTGGCAACAACAACCCGACCGGTGTTGAAGTTCAGGATGTCGAGAAGGAAACGGTTCCGTTCCACCCGTACTACACGGTGAAGGACGCCTTCGCGATCGTCATCTTCCTCATCATGTTCGCGGTGTTCGTCTTCTACGCACCGAACGTTCTGGGCCACGCTGACAACTATATCGAAGCCAACCCGCTGGTGACGCCTGCGCACATCGTGCCGGAATGGTACCTGCTGCCATTCTACGCGATCTTGCGTGCCATCACCTTCGATCTCGGCCCGATCCCGGCCAAGCTGCTCGGCGTGATCTTCATGTTCGCAGCGATCGCCGTTCTGTTCGTGCTGCCATGGCTCGACACGTCGAAAGTGAAGTCCATGCGCTACCGTCCAGTGGCCAAGCAGTTCTTCTTCGGTTTCGTGGCGACCTGCATTCTGCTCGGCTGGTGCGGTGCGTCCGTGCCGACGGATCCGGTGATCAAGGCACTTCAGGGCCCGCCGACGCTGGTTGTCACCTATTCCGAGAACGGTTCGGAAGTGACGAGCGAGTACAAAGGCGGCGGTGAAGCCTATGAAGATGCGAAAAGCTTCATGGAAACGCTGCCGGCCGATGCCAGCCCGTCGCTGTCGGCCGTGCCGGCACCGACCTTCCAGTTCAAGCATCTCTCGCTGATCCTGACCTTCTGCTACTTCGGCTACTTCATCGTCCTGTTCTTCATCGGCCTGACCGAGAAGCCGAAAGACGTGCCGGAATCCATCCACAAATCGATCCTGAAACGCCACAAGGCGTCGACGGCGACCGCCATTCCGGCGGAATAG
- a CDS encoding GNAT family N-acetyltransferase: MSEPADAGKSGISLRLAGPAEGALIETLTRRIWTGRVSEESTVFTETPESVAAQLEKGGGAILCDGPEPIGSGRWVPVPGPSGQGLWMEIKRIGVLEAYRKRGFGEVILKALEAAGREAGAEGAQLAVRHDQVRLVDFYAGLGYVLADDVELTTPNPRSPPPVGMRKHFRTNT, translated from the coding sequence GTGAGTGAGCCTGCTGACGCCGGAAAGTCCGGCATCAGTCTCCGCCTGGCCGGTCCGGCCGAAGGTGCGCTCATCGAGACGCTGACACGCCGGATCTGGACCGGGCGGGTGTCAGAGGAATCGACTGTCTTCACCGAAACGCCCGAATCCGTTGCCGCGCAGCTGGAGAAGGGCGGGGGCGCCATCCTCTGCGATGGGCCAGAACCTATCGGGTCCGGCCGCTGGGTGCCTGTGCCGGGGCCTTCAGGGCAGGGGCTCTGGATGGAGATCAAACGGATCGGCGTGCTGGAAGCCTACCGCAAACGCGGTTTCGGGGAGGTCATTCTGAAAGCCCTCGAAGCGGCCGGCCGCGAAGCCGGGGCAGAGGGCGCGCAGCTCGCGGTCCGTCACGACCAGGTGAGGCTGGTCGACTTCTATGCCGGTCTTGGTTACGTGCTGGCGGATGATGTGGAACTGACCACGCCCAACCCGCGTTCCCCGCCGCCCGTCGGCATGCGCAAACACTTCAGGACGAACACATGA
- a CDS encoding cytochrome c1: protein MKALRLLTAGLAGLIFTAAAHAAGGAEHPHPPEGGWPFEGPTGQFDQASLQRGYQVYHQVCSSCHSMKLMSYRNLGEPGGPFYDPAYPNPNDNPFVKALAAENEILSPTPNDVGDFDFRPATPADTFRSPYANVEAARAANGGAAPPDLSVITKARHGGASYVYHLLSGYPHDDALVEREVDGETATYVDMSKMGGHGGEHGEGFLKLSPGQYYNPYMAGDTTPNFDGDPRHPPKGGFLAMPPQLIEGRVEYMDGTEATVDQMAYDVAQFLAWAGEPKQEHRKSLGLAVMAYLLILAVLLWFSYKQIWRKIEH, encoded by the coding sequence ATGAAAGCGCTTCGACTCCTCACCGCCGGCCTGGCCGGACTCATCTTCACCGCCGCGGCACACGCCGCCGGCGGCGCGGAACACCCGCACCCGCCTGAAGGCGGCTGGCCGTTCGAAGGCCCGACGGGCCAGTTCGACCAGGCCTCGCTGCAGCGCGGTTATCAGGTGTATCATCAGGTCTGTTCTTCGTGTCACTCGATGAAGCTGATGAGCTACCGGAACCTCGGTGAGCCGGGCGGTCCGTTCTACGATCCGGCCTATCCGAACCCGAACGACAACCCGTTCGTGAAAGCCCTGGCAGCCGAGAACGAAATTCTCAGCCCGACGCCGAACGATGTTGGCGATTTCGATTTTCGTCCGGCCACGCCTGCTGACACGTTCCGCAGCCCGTATGCGAACGTGGAAGCAGCCCGCGCAGCGAATGGCGGCGCAGCACCGCCGGATCTGTCGGTCATCACCAAGGCCCGCCATGGCGGTGCCAGCTATGTTTACCACCTCCTGTCGGGCTACCCGCACGATGACGCGCTCGTTGAGCGTGAAGTCGACGGCGAGACGGCAACCTATGTCGACATGTCGAAAATGGGCGGCCATGGCGGCGAGCACGGCGAAGGCTTCCTGAAGCTGAGCCCGGGCCAGTACTACAACCCGTACATGGCCGGCGATACGACGCCGAACTTCGACGGTGACCCGCGTCACCCGCCGAAAGGTGGCTTCCTGGCCATGCCGCCGCAGCTGATCGAAGGCCGCGTCGAGTATATGGACGGCACCGAGGCAACGGTTGATCAGATGGCTTATGACGTCGCTCAGTTCCTGGCCTGGGCCGGTGAGCCGAAGCAGGAGCACCGCAAGTCGCTCGGCCTGGCTGTGATGGCCTACCTCCTCATCCTCGCTGTCCTGCTGTGGTTTTCCTACAAGCAGATCTGGCGGAAGATCGAACACTAG